Sequence from the Bacillus thuringiensis genome:
AACTCAGTGCTCATGAAGATCCCCCTTCTAACTAAAACGTAACAGCAAGTCGCGCATTTGCAACTTTGTCCATTGAAATTTGGATTTCTTTTTTACGTGTTTTAATTGTTAATAATAGTGTAATTGTAGTACCATCGTAGGAAAGTAGCTTTCCTTCAAACATCTTTTCACCATCAATCGGCTCATATGTTTTAATTGCCACTTGTTTTCCTACCGCTTGCTGGAAGTCTTTCTCTTTCTTTAATGGGCGTTCCGCTCCAGGAGATGATACATCCAAAAAGTAAAGATGAGGAATTGGATCCTCTTTATCTAAAGCTTCGCTTAAACGTTCACTTACCGCACCGCATTCTTCAATGTCGACTCCCTTTTCAGAATCGATGAATACGCGTAAGAACCAGTCTTGTCCTTCTTTCACATACTCTACATCTACAAGTTCAAGATTTAACTCTTCAACGATTGGCTGCGCAAATGCTTCTACAACTTCTGTGACTTTCTTATCCATAAACAGCCTCCTTCCTGCCGCCATGTACCATTTACAAGAAAAGACCCCGTCCACAGAACGGTCTATCTTATTCTTTCTCGTTAGCTAACAAAAGCCCCTGCCGGTTAAGCAGGGAATATCTGTCTTAGTATTACCAAATTTAAGAAGTAAAACTTGTAACAAAATATGTATATACGACAGAAATTTCTTACCTCTCTACATCAATAAAATGTAGATAGTAACACGAAAGAGTGGGTTTCCCCACTCTTTTTTTCACACAATATACATGACATGGTTATCTCGGTTAATAGTATACCATAGCAAATATTGATTTGCAAAGACTTTTCCTACCTATTAGAACAGTGATAACTGGTTTTGATCCGGCAAATCTCCTAAACAACCTTGACTATCTAAATACTCAATAATTGTTTTCGAAACCTTACTGCGCTGCTGCAAGTCTTCTTTTGATAAGAAGTCTCCATTTTTGCGCGCCTCCACAATACTTAAAGCTGCGTTTGTACCAAGACCAGGTACGGCATTAAATGGCGGTATTAATGAGTCTCCATCAATAATAAAGTCTGTTGCATGCGAGCGATACAAATCAACCTTTTGGAATGAGTATCCACGCTCACACATTTCAAGTGTCATTTCTAGTACAGTTAATAAACTCTTCTCTTTCGGCGCTGCATCCAAACCTTTTTGCGCAATTTCATCAATTCTTACACGTATAGATGCTGAACCTTTCGCCATTGCCTCCACGTCAAAGTCATCTGCACGAACTGTAAAGTATGCCGCATAGAACAGAAGCGCGAAATGCACTTTAAAGTATGCGATACGTACGGCCATAAGTACGTAAGCAGCCGCATGGGCTTTAGGGAACATGTACTTGATTTTCTTACATGAATCAATATACCAACCTGGGACGTTATTACTTTTCATGTCCTCTTCCCATTCTTCTGGTACACCTTTACCTTTACGTACCGACTCCATGATTTTGAAGGCTAATGATGGATCTAAACCTTGATAGATTAAATAAACCATGATGTCATCACGACAACCGATAACTTCACTCAGCGTACATGTACCGTTATAAATTAACTCGTTTGCATTACCAAGCCATACGTCCGTACCATGTGATAATCCAGAAATTTGGACTAACTCTGAGAATGTCGTAGGTTTCGTCTCTTCTAACATCTGCCTTACGAATTTCGTACCAAACTCGGGTATGCCAAGTGTACCTGTTTTACAGTTAATTTGTTCTTCCGTTACCCCTAACGATTCTGGTCCAGAGAAAATTTTCATTACTTCTGGGTCGTCCGTTGGGATTGTTTTCGGATCAATACCACTTAAATCTTGTAACATACGAATAACAGTCGGATCATCGTGTCCTAGTATATCAAGTTTCAATAAATTATCATGGATCGAGTGGAAATCAAAGTGTGTCGTTCTCCACTCAGCTCCTATTGAATCTGCTGGAAACTGTATTGGTGAGAAATCAAAGATATCCATGTAATCTGGCACAACGATAATACCACCTGGATGCTGTCCAGTTGTACGTTTTACACCGGTACACCCTGCTACTAAGCGGTCAATCTCTGCATTTCGAATCGTTAAATTATGATCATTTGCATAACCTTTTACATATCCATAAGCAGTTTTTTCCGCAACTGTACCAATCGTCCCTGCACGATATACATAATCTTCACCGAACAGTACTTTCGTATAGTTATGGGCACGTGGTTGGTATTCCCCGGAGAAGTTCAAATCGATATCGGGTACCTTATCTCCTTTAAATCCAAGGAACGTTTCGAACGGAATATCATGTCCATCTTTCACATACGGAATATTACATGTCGGGCATTCTTTGTCTGGTAAG
This genomic interval carries:
- the rimP gene encoding ribosome maturation factor RimP; protein product: MDKKVTEVVEAFAQPIVEELNLELVDVEYVKEGQDWFLRVFIDSEKGVDIEECGAVSERLSEALDKEDPIPHLYFLDVSSPGAERPLKKEKDFQQAVGKQVAIKTYEPIDGEKMFEGKLLSYDGTTITLLLTIKTRKKEIQISMDKVANARLAVTF